The following coding sequences lie in one Mycobacterium gordonae genomic window:
- a CDS encoding SRPBCC family protein encodes MAIQASSEVVIDAQPDVIMDALADMEAVPSWSSVHKRVEVVDTHPDGRPHHVKVTIKVVGIVDTELLEYHWGPDWMVWDARKTIQQHAQHGEYNLIREGADQTRVRFMITVEPSAPLPEFLVSRARKKILHSALEGLRKRVLEG; translated from the coding sequence GTGGCCATACAAGCATCGTCTGAAGTCGTTATCGACGCGCAGCCTGACGTGATCATGGATGCGCTGGCCGACATGGAAGCCGTGCCGTCCTGGTCGTCGGTACATAAGCGGGTGGAGGTCGTCGACACCCATCCCGATGGTCGTCCGCACCACGTCAAGGTCACGATCAAGGTGGTCGGCATCGTCGACACCGAGTTGCTCGAGTATCACTGGGGGCCGGACTGGATGGTGTGGGACGCGAGGAAGACCATCCAGCAACATGCCCAGCACGGCGAATACAACCTGATTCGTGAGGGCGCAGATCAGACTCGGGTGCGGTTCATGATCACCGTCGAACCGTCGGCACCGTTGCCTGAGTTCCTGGTCAGCCGGGCCCGCAAGAAAATCTTGCATTCCGCACTGGAGGGGCTGCGCAAGCGCGTCCTGGAAGGCTAG
- a CDS encoding SRPBCC family protein yields the protein MAVKASREVVIDAPQEVIMEALADVSMLTSWSPLHKSVEVIDYYPDGRPHHVRATVKILGLVDKEILEYHWGPDWACWDADKTFQQHGQHVEYNLTPVGLDKTRVRFDVTVEPSGPIPGFIIRRASEQILDAAAKGLQKRVLGDNSTRDAD from the coding sequence GTGGCCGTAAAAGCATCGCGAGAAGTCGTCATTGATGCGCCCCAGGAAGTGATCATGGAGGCGCTGGCAGACGTCAGCATGCTGACGTCTTGGTCCCCGCTGCACAAAAGCGTCGAAGTGATCGACTATTACCCCGACGGCCGGCCCCACCACGTGCGGGCGACGGTCAAGATTCTCGGCCTGGTCGACAAGGAGATTCTCGAATACCACTGGGGCCCGGACTGGGCCTGTTGGGACGCGGACAAGACGTTCCAGCAGCACGGCCAACACGTCGAATACAACCTGACCCCGGTGGGTCTGGACAAGACGCGGGTGCGGTTCGACGTCACCGTCGAACCGTCGGGCCCCATTCCCGGATTCATCATCCGGCGAGCGAGCGAACAGATCCTGGATGCCGCGGCCAAGGGTCTGCAGAAACGGGTGCTGGGCGATAACTCGACTCGCGACGCCGACTGA
- a CDS encoding CaiB/BaiF CoA transferase family protein, translating to MVAGGPLAGVKVIELGGIGPGPHAGMVLADMGADVVRVRRPGGLQMPAEDRDLLHRGKRIVDLDVKAQPGALLELAAKADVLLDCFRPGTCERLGIGPNECAARNPRLIFARITGWGQDGPLASSAGHDINYLSQTGAMSALGYRDRPPMPPLNLVADFGGGSMLVLLGIVTALYERERSGLGQVIDAAMVDGVSVLAQMMWTMKSTGALRDERESFLLDGGAPFYRCYATSDGKYMAVGAIEPQFFAALLAGLGLSAEQVPTQLDAGSFARMRELFTEKFASRTRDEWTAVFAGTDACVTPVLSWAEAARDSHLTGRSTIITAHGVEQAAPAPRFSRTPAPPVGRPPAQTTTLTEIGW from the coding sequence GTGGTTGCCGGGGGGCCACTGGCCGGTGTCAAGGTCATCGAACTCGGTGGCATCGGGCCGGGGCCGCACGCCGGGATGGTGCTCGCCGATATGGGCGCCGACGTGGTGCGCGTGCGCCGGCCCGGCGGTTTGCAGATGCCCGCCGAAGACCGGGATCTGCTGCACCGGGGGAAGCGGATCGTCGACCTCGATGTCAAGGCGCAGCCCGGTGCGCTGCTGGAGTTGGCGGCCAAGGCCGATGTGCTGCTGGACTGCTTCCGGCCCGGCACCTGTGAGCGCCTGGGCATCGGTCCCAACGAGTGTGCGGCCCGCAATCCCCGGCTGATCTTTGCGCGCATCACCGGGTGGGGCCAGGACGGGCCGCTGGCGTCGTCGGCCGGTCACGACATCAATTACCTGTCCCAGACCGGCGCCATGTCGGCGCTGGGCTACCGCGACCGGCCGCCGATGCCGCCACTGAATCTGGTGGCGGACTTCGGCGGCGGTTCGATGCTGGTGCTTTTGGGGATTGTGACGGCGCTGTATGAGCGGGAGCGATCGGGCCTCGGACAGGTCATCGATGCCGCCATGGTGGACGGGGTCAGCGTGCTCGCCCAGATGATGTGGACGATGAAGTCGACCGGCGCGCTGCGCGATGAGCGTGAATCATTCCTGCTCGACGGCGGCGCACCCTTCTACCGCTGTTACGCGACCTCCGACGGTAAGTACATGGCCGTGGGCGCGATCGAGCCCCAGTTCTTCGCGGCGCTGCTGGCCGGCCTGGGTTTGTCGGCCGAGCAGGTGCCCACCCAACTCGACGCCGGCTCCTTTGCTCGCATGCGCGAGTTGTTCACCGAGAAGTTCGCCAGCCGCACCCGCGACGAGTGGACCGCGGTGTTCGCCGGCACCGATGCCTGCGTGACACCGGTGCTGAGCTGGGCCGAAGCTGCCCGGGACAGTCATCTGACCGGTCGATCGACCATCATCACCGCACACGGCGTGGAGCAGGCCGCGCCGGCTCCCCGGTTCTCCCGGACACCGGCCCCACCGGTGGGGCGACCGCCGGCGCAGACCACGACACTCACGGAAATAGGCTGGTAA
- a CDS encoding SRPBCC family protein, which yields MAIKESREIVIEASPEEILDVIADFEAMPEWSEPHQSAEVLETGTDGRPSKVKMKVKVAGITDEQVVAYTWGDNQVSWELVSSAQQKAQDGKYVLVPKGDSTLVKFDLLADPNVPLPGFVLKRAVKGTIDSATKDLRERVLKVKKGK from the coding sequence ATGGCAATCAAAGAATCCCGCGAGATCGTCATCGAAGCCAGTCCCGAGGAGATCCTGGATGTCATCGCCGATTTTGAGGCGATGCCCGAGTGGTCCGAACCGCATCAGAGCGCGGAGGTTCTCGAGACGGGAACCGACGGGCGGCCCAGCAAGGTCAAGATGAAGGTGAAGGTCGCCGGGATCACCGACGAGCAAGTGGTGGCCTACACGTGGGGCGACAACCAGGTGAGCTGGGAGCTGGTCAGCTCGGCCCAGCAGAAGGCTCAAGACGGCAAGTACGTGCTGGTTCCCAAGGGGGACTCCACGCTGGTCAAGTTCGACCTGCTCGCGGACCCGAATGTGCCGCTGCCCGGGTTCGTGCTCAAGCGGGCCGTCAAAGGGACGATCGATTCGGCGACGAAGGATCTGCGCGAGCGGGTGCTGAAGGTGAAGAAAGGGAAGTAG
- a CDS encoding alpha-keto acid decarboxylase family protein, whose amino-acid sequence MTDPAYTVGDYLLDRLAELGISEIFGVPGDYNLAFLDHIVAHPRLRWVGNANELNAGYAADGYGRLRGISAVVTTFGVGELSLANAIAGSYAEHVPVVHIVGGPSKDAQATRRALHHSLGDGDFEHFFRISREITCAQTNLMPATACREIDRVLCEVREQKRPGYILMSTDVARFPTEPPANPLPSNCAGTSPRALAMFTEAAAKLIGDHQLTVLADLLVHRLQAVDELESLLNADVVPHATLMWGKSLLDESSPNFMGIYAGTASTERVRTAIEQAPVLVTAGVVFTDMVSGFFSQRIDPTRTIDIGQYQSSVADEVFAPLEMAAALTALTAILTERGVKSPPVPAPVAPPPVPTPPRDEPLTQSMVWDRLCAALTPGNVVLADQGTSFYGMADHVLPQGVTFIGQPLWGSIGYTLPAAFGAAVGRPERRTVLLIGDGAAQLTVQELGSFCREGLSPVIVVVNNDGYTVERAIHGETAPYNDIVGWNWTQVPGTLGVANHLAFRAHTYGELDDALTAAADHKDRMVFVEVVLPRLEIPPLLAQLVGNMHPTPRS is encoded by the coding sequence GTGACTGATCCCGCTTACACGGTCGGTGATTATCTTCTCGACCGCCTTGCCGAGCTCGGCATCTCGGAGATCTTCGGCGTTCCGGGCGACTACAACCTCGCATTCCTCGACCACATCGTGGCACACCCGAGGCTGCGGTGGGTCGGCAACGCCAACGAGCTCAACGCCGGCTACGCCGCCGACGGTTACGGGCGGCTTCGCGGAATATCAGCTGTCGTAACCACTTTCGGCGTGGGTGAGCTCTCGCTGGCCAACGCCATCGCGGGCAGCTACGCCGAACACGTGCCCGTTGTGCACATTGTCGGTGGTCCGTCGAAGGACGCCCAGGCCACCCGCCGGGCACTGCACCACTCGCTCGGCGACGGCGACTTCGAGCACTTCTTCCGCATCAGCCGCGAAATCACCTGCGCTCAAACCAATCTCATGCCGGCAACGGCCTGTCGGGAGATCGACCGAGTGCTGTGCGAAGTCCGCGAACAGAAGCGTCCCGGCTACATCCTGATGTCCACCGATGTGGCGCGCTTCCCCACCGAACCCCCGGCCAACCCCTTGCCGAGCAATTGCGCCGGCACCAGTCCCCGCGCACTGGCCATGTTCACCGAAGCCGCCGCCAAACTGATCGGCGACCATCAATTGACCGTGCTCGCCGACCTGTTGGTGCACCGCCTGCAGGCCGTCGACGAACTCGAATCCCTGCTGAATGCAGACGTGGTGCCGCATGCCACCCTGATGTGGGGAAAGAGCCTGCTGGACGAGAGCTCACCCAACTTCATGGGCATCTACGCGGGAACGGCCAGCACCGAACGGGTCCGCACCGCCATCGAGCAGGCACCCGTGCTGGTGACGGCGGGGGTGGTGTTCACCGACATGGTCAGCGGCTTCTTCAGCCAACGAATCGACCCGACGCGCACGATTGACATCGGCCAGTACCAGAGCAGCGTGGCCGACGAGGTGTTCGCGCCGCTGGAGATGGCCGCCGCGCTCACCGCGCTGACGGCTATCCTCACCGAACGCGGAGTCAAGTCGCCGCCCGTCCCGGCACCCGTAGCCCCGCCACCGGTGCCCACGCCGCCGCGCGACGAGCCGCTGACGCAATCGATGGTGTGGGACCGGCTGTGCGCGGCACTCACTCCCGGCAACGTGGTGTTGGCCGACCAGGGCACCTCGTTCTACGGGATGGCCGACCATGTGCTGCCGCAGGGCGTCACCTTCATCGGCCAACCCCTTTGGGGCTCAATCGGTTACACGCTGCCGGCGGCCTTCGGCGCAGCGGTGGGGCGCCCGGAGCGCCGGACTGTGCTGTTGATCGGCGACGGCGCAGCGCAGTTGACCGTGCAGGAACTCGGGTCGTTCTGCCGTGAGGGACTGTCGCCCGTGATCGTGGTGGTCAATAACGACGGTTACACCGTCGAGCGCGCGATTCACGGCGAGACCGCCCCCTATAACGACATCGTCGGTTGGAACTGGACGCAGGTCCCCGGCACGTTGGGGGTGGCCAATCACCTGGCGTTCCGGGCGCACACCTACGGCGAACTCGACGACGCCCTCACCGCGGCCGCCGATCACAAGGACCGCATGGTCTTCGTCGAGGTGGTGTTGCCACGGCTCGAAATCCCGCCGTTGCTTGCCCAACTGGTCGGGAACATGCACCCCACGCCCCGCTCATAG
- a CDS encoding glycoside hydrolase family 18 protein, with protein sequence MNTYHIYDLDFDVEGALQGNTQAMSTQSKAIALLQQQMAAKGTPVSVSYTLPVLPTGLVPGQGGGLSVLQTAVANGVNISQVNIMAMNYGPAYDQPGNPGMGQYAIDAATATHGQLLTLYPTMSSQQAWSMLAVTPLIGINDDPLEIFTLADAQQLTTFAVQNHIGELSMWELPRDVSGTLGAIDAVDGSGIVQTPFQFSKIFEQIEGAPRL encoded by the coding sequence GTGAACACCTATCACATCTACGACCTCGACTTCGATGTCGAAGGTGCGTTGCAGGGCAACACCCAGGCGATGTCGACGCAGTCTAAGGCCATCGCCCTGCTGCAGCAGCAGATGGCGGCGAAGGGTACACCGGTATCTGTGTCCTACACGCTGCCGGTGCTGCCGACCGGTTTGGTTCCCGGCCAGGGCGGTGGGTTGAGCGTTCTGCAGACCGCGGTCGCCAACGGTGTGAACATCTCGCAGGTCAACATCATGGCCATGAACTACGGTCCCGCCTACGATCAGCCTGGTAACCCGGGTATGGGCCAGTACGCGATCGACGCCGCGACGGCCACCCACGGCCAGTTGCTGACGCTGTACCCGACGATGTCGAGTCAGCAGGCGTGGTCGATGCTTGCGGTGACGCCGCTGATCGGCATCAACGATGACCCACTGGAGATCTTCACCCTGGCCGACGCGCAGCAGCTGACCACGTTCGCCGTGCAGAACCACATCGGCGAGTTGTCCATGTGGGAGTTGCCCCGCGACGTGTCCGGCACGTTGGGCGCGATCGATGCCGTCGACGGCAGCGGGATCGTGCAGACGCCGTTCCAGTTCTCGAAGATCTTCGAGCAGATCGAAGGCGCGCCCCGGCTATGA
- a CDS encoding cellulose binding domain-containing protein produces MNGHAVGDPGAAAGIGTGTGTAGGTGTAGGTGTAGGTGTAGGTGTTGGTGTTGGTGTTGGTGTGTGTGTGSAGGTGTGTGTGTGTTVGTTTGTGSGAAAANGLTASYTATSRWDSGFVADYKITNTGTAPVANWPGPNGYDFATAAQNGVKHATLAFINADPAGHPAWGGYSAYDVAGGSESSFVNNQLTSMRNAGITGTISFGGAFRHRPVSGWRTDARCAGGTVRVGGEHLSHLRPRLRCRRCVAGQHPGDVDAV; encoded by the coding sequence GTGAACGGGCATGCGGTCGGTGACCCGGGCGCGGCTGCTGGAATCGGAACCGGAACGGGCACCGCCGGCGGGACGGGCACCGCCGGGGGAACGGGCACCGCCGGGGGAACGGGCACCGCCGGCGGGACGGGCACTACCGGGGGCACTGGCACCACCGGGGGCACTGGCACTACCGGCGGGACGGGCACCGGCACCGGGACGGGGACGGGAAGCGCGGGTGGCACGGGGACGGGCACCGGCACTGGCACCGGCACGACCGTGGGTACGACGACCGGCACTGGAAGCGGCGCCGCCGCCGCCAATGGGCTCACCGCCTCCTACACGGCGACGTCGCGCTGGGACAGCGGCTTCGTGGCCGACTACAAGATCACCAACACCGGAACCGCGCCGGTGGCCAACTGGCCCGGACCCAACGGATACGACTTCGCGACCGCCGCGCAGAACGGGGTCAAGCACGCCACGCTCGCCTTCATCAACGCCGACCCCGCTGGACACCCGGCCTGGGGTGGATACTCGGCGTACGACGTCGCGGGCGGATCGGAGAGTTCGTTCGTCAACAACCAGCTCACCAGCATGCGCAACGCCGGCATCACCGGCACCATCTCGTTCGGCGGCGCCTTCCGGCACCGACCTGTCAGCGGTTGGCGGACAGACGCCCGCTGCGCTGGCGGAACAGTACGCGTCGGTGGTGAACACCTATCACATCTACGACCTCGACTTCGATGTCGAAGGTGCGTTGCAGGGCAACACCCAGGCGATGTCGACGCAGTCTAA
- a CDS encoding PE family protein — MIKEDGMSYQSTAPEALMVAANSISEIGSNLDAVNKAATVPTARILAAAADEVSGAVAGLFNSYAR, encoded by the coding sequence GTGATCAAGGAAGATGGCATGTCATATCAGAGCACAGCACCAGAAGCCCTGATGGTGGCCGCAAACTCTATCTCAGAAATCGGTTCTAATCTAGATGCGGTGAATAAAGCCGCGACGGTTCCCACGGCGAGGATACTGGCGGCCGCCGCCGATGAGGTGTCAGGAGCCGTCGCGGGCCTGTTCAACTCCTATGCGCGCTAA
- a CDS encoding (2Fe-2S)-binding protein, which translates to MFVCLCNGITSQMVADAVAAGAATTNQVAAACGAGADCGRCRRTVRAIITSRGPDHAAAEPTAPPCRRGMGSPGP; encoded by the coding sequence ATGTTCGTGTGCCTGTGTAACGGCATCACCAGCCAGATGGTGGCTGACGCCGTTGCGGCCGGAGCGGCGACGACGAATCAGGTGGCCGCCGCCTGCGGAGCGGGTGCCGATTGCGGGCGCTGTCGACGTACCGTCCGGGCGATCATCACGTCGAGGGGTCCGGATCATGCTGCCGCGGAACCGACGGCACCTCCATGTCGACGCGGGATGGGCTCGCCAGGCCCCTGA